The following coding sequences lie in one Listeria ivanovii subsp. londoniensis genomic window:
- a CDS encoding murein hydrolase activator EnvC family protein, whose product MFKKYGVLVILSLLIVSTPLSVQADSIGDMQKRQNEIEQKKSEIDKNIDTKNSEIADLENEEQDASKQLDALLKSIDETNKKLKAQENKVESENKKLKQLKKDIEKLRNDIRERQEVLDNRARAIQKSGTATAYLDMIFEAGDFKELVDRVTVVSAMVNADQNIMQDQKDDQDKLKVAEGSSQKKLENLRELAVDLEVSKNNMESQKEEKNDLVMALANKKDLTKTEQSLLASEQGSLTAEEKKLASNIAGEKAKQEAALKAAEEKRIQEATAKAKAEKSSQSQTTVAQAPSSETASAPSHVSSGGGQFIKPASGILTSGFSDRTNPVTGQHESHKGQDIAAGGAVTVSAAASGTVVFSGFGASGSGFGGYGYVVKIDHGNGFQTLYGHMRAGSLKVVAGQQVSQGQPIGIMGSTGQSTGQHLHFEIHQNGVPIDPAPYI is encoded by the coding sequence ATGTTCAAAAAATATGGGGTATTAGTAATACTAAGCTTATTAATTGTTTCTACACCACTTAGTGTACAAGCAGATTCAATTGGTGACATGCAAAAGCGACAAAATGAAATCGAGCAAAAAAAATCAGAGATAGATAAAAATATAGATACGAAAAATTCGGAAATAGCTGATTTAGAAAATGAAGAACAAGATGCATCTAAACAATTAGATGCGCTTTTAAAGAGCATTGATGAAACGAATAAGAAGTTAAAAGCACAAGAAAATAAAGTCGAGTCTGAAAATAAGAAACTAAAGCAATTAAAAAAAGATATTGAGAAATTGCGAAATGATATTAGAGAACGGCAAGAGGTACTCGATAATCGTGCAAGAGCTATTCAAAAATCTGGAACAGCGACCGCCTACTTAGATATGATTTTTGAAGCTGGTGACTTTAAAGAACTTGTTGATCGTGTAACTGTTGTATCAGCTATGGTAAACGCTGACCAAAATATTATGCAAGATCAAAAAGATGACCAAGATAAATTAAAGGTCGCAGAAGGTAGTTCCCAAAAAAAATTAGAGAACTTAAGAGAACTTGCTGTTGATTTAGAAGTTTCTAAAAACAACATGGAAAGTCAAAAAGAAGAAAAAAATGATCTAGTCATGGCGCTTGCTAACAAAAAAGATTTAACTAAAACTGAGCAGTCATTACTAGCTAGTGAACAAGGCTCTCTAACAGCTGAAGAGAAAAAACTGGCATCAAATATTGCTGGAGAAAAAGCTAAACAAGAAGCAGCACTTAAAGCAGCAGAAGAAAAACGAATTCAAGAAGCAACAGCTAAAGCTAAAGCCGAAAAATCCAGCCAAAGTCAAACTACTGTTGCCCAAGCGCCAAGCTCCGAAACAGCCAGTGCACCAAGTCATGTAAGTTCGGGTGGGGGACAATTTATTAAACCAGCGTCTGGAATTTTAACATCTGGATTTAGTGACCGTACTAATCCTGTAACTGGTCAGCATGAATCACATAAAGGTCAAGATATTGCAGCTGGTGGGGCAGTAACAGTATCAGCCGCAGCATCAGGTACTGTTGTTTTCTCAGGATTTGGTGCATCTGGTAGTGGCTTTGGTGGTTATGGTTATGTCGTCAAAATTGATCACGGAAACGGCTTCCAAACACTATACGGACACATGCGAGCTGGTAGTTTGAAAGTAGTTGCTGGTCAACAAGTTTCACAAGGACAACCAATTGGCATAATGGGTTCAACTGGACAATCGACTGGGCAACATCTTCATTTTGAAATCCATCAAAACGGTGTGCCAATTGACCCGGCTCCATATATTTAA
- a CDS encoding NlpC/P60 family protein → MKKNTFIAVSLAAVISLTPAFTTNVFADVNTDIQNQDKKINDIKSKKTDLQSDLSGLVADLEKAQEKAKSLQADFDKTGKELKQLNQDIKDINERIKERESVLKDRARAMQKTSNSNAYLEVVLDAENLSDLVGRVSAVNQLVESDKSILDDQQKDEKALKTKQAAVKKKQEEQATAIHDYEAQQNKIEAQKAEKEAIVAQLASDQASAENAKASLVSERDKAAKEAAARATALREATSSNVGQEEKATTTNANASSNESKASSKNTSSTSSNNNSSSNETPSTPAPSGSGYSAMISAAQAQLGKPYSLGATGPSAFDCSGFTSYAFRAAGISLPRTSGAQYAAASKVSASQAKPGDLVFFNYGGGIAHVGIYVGGGQMINAQNNGVKYDNITSGYWAKYLVGYGRVASF, encoded by the coding sequence TTGAAAAAGAATACGTTTATTGCGGTTTCACTCGCAGCAGTTATCAGTTTAACGCCGGCTTTTACTACTAATGTTTTTGCAGACGTGAATACAGACATCCAAAACCAAGACAAAAAAATCAATGACATTAAGTCTAAAAAAACAGATTTACAATCAGATCTTTCTGGTTTGGTAGCTGATCTTGAAAAAGCGCAAGAAAAGGCTAAATCTTTACAAGCAGACTTCGATAAAACAGGCAAAGAACTAAAACAACTTAACCAAGATATTAAAGATATCAATGAACGTATTAAAGAGCGTGAATCAGTTTTAAAAGATCGTGCTCGTGCGATGCAAAAAACTTCTAACTCGAACGCATACCTTGAAGTAGTTTTAGATGCAGAGAACCTTTCTGATTTAGTCGGTCGTGTTTCCGCAGTGAACCAATTAGTTGAATCTGATAAATCAATTTTAGATGATCAACAAAAAGACGAAAAAGCATTGAAAACAAAACAAGCTGCAGTAAAGAAAAAGCAAGAAGAACAAGCAACTGCTATCCATGATTATGAAGCACAACAAAATAAAATTGAAGCACAAAAAGCTGAAAAAGAAGCAATCGTTGCTCAACTAGCTTCTGATCAAGCAAGTGCTGAAAATGCAAAAGCTAGCCTAGTAAGCGAACGTGATAAAGCAGCGAAAGAAGCAGCAGCTCGTGCAACTGCATTACGTGAAGCTACATCTTCTAATGTTGGTCAAGAAGAAAAAGCAACAACAACTAATGCAAATGCTTCATCTAATGAATCAAAAGCTTCAAGTAAAAATACATCATCTACTTCATCAAATAACAATAGTAGCAGTAACGAAACACCAAGTACTCCTGCTCCATCTGGTAGCGGATATTCGGCAATGATTTCTGCAGCACAAGCGCAACTTGGCAAACCTTATAGCCTTGGAGCTACTGGACCAAGCGCATTTGATTGCTCTGGATTCACTTCTTACGCTTTCCGTGCAGCTGGTATCTCTCTTCCAAGAACTTCTGGTGCTCAATATGCAGCAGCTTCTAAAGTAAGTGCTAGCCAAGCAAAACCAGGTGACTTAGTATTCTTCAACTATGGTGGAGGAATTGCTCATGTTGGGATTTATGTTGGTGGTGGTCAAATGATTAATGCGCAAAACAATGGCGTTAAATATGACAACATTACTAGTGGTTACTGGGCTAAATATCTTGTAGGGTATGGTCGCGTAGCTAGCTTTTAA
- the ftsX gene encoding permease-like cell division protein FtsX yields the protein MKFRTIGRHIRESFKSLYRNGWMTFAAASAVTVTLILVSVFFAILINMNKLATDVENNVQINVHISLSADKKQQQELEKNIEKIDGVDSVTFSSKDDELKKLVGAYGKNFELFKQDNPLYDVFVVEAKEPTQTKAIAQKIEKLQYVDNVEYGEKTVDKLFDTLKWGRYAGIILSIGLLLTAMFLISNTIKIAIFSRRREIEIMKLVGATNWFIRWPFVLEGAWLGLIGSIVPVVLTFVGYVNVYNLINPKLVTSSLSLLPPTPFAYQISGLIIAIGVLIGIWGSVISIRRFLKV from the coding sequence ATGAAATTTAGGACAATAGGAAGACACATAAGAGAAAGTTTTAAAAGTCTTTACCGGAATGGTTGGATGACCTTTGCAGCAGCAAGTGCAGTAACAGTTACACTTATCTTAGTCAGCGTGTTTTTTGCAATATTGATCAACATGAACAAGCTTGCAACAGATGTAGAAAACAATGTACAAATTAACGTACATATTTCTCTAAGCGCAGACAAGAAACAGCAGCAAGAACTTGAGAAAAACATTGAGAAGATTGATGGAGTTGATAGCGTCACTTTTTCTTCAAAGGATGATGAATTGAAGAAATTAGTTGGTGCATACGGCAAAAACTTCGAATTGTTTAAACAAGATAATCCACTATACGACGTTTTCGTTGTGGAGGCAAAAGAGCCAACGCAAACGAAAGCAATTGCTCAGAAAATCGAAAAATTACAGTACGTAGATAATGTAGAGTATGGCGAGAAAACAGTCGATAAGTTGTTTGATACATTGAAATGGGGACGATATGCTGGTATCATACTAAGCATTGGTTTGTTATTAACAGCAATGTTCTTAATATCAAACACCATTAAGATTGCGATTTTCTCCCGTAGAAGAGAAATTGAAATTATGAAATTGGTAGGAGCGACCAACTGGTTCATACGCTGGCCTTTCGTTTTAGAAGGAGCATGGCTAGGCTTGATTGGTTCGATTGTCCCGGTTGTGTTAACATTTGTAGGCTATGTTAATGTATACAATCTGATAAATCCTAAATTAGTGACTAGTTCACTTTCACTTTTACCACCAACACCGTTTGCCTATCAAATTAGTGGCTTGATTATTGCAATCGGCGTACTGATTGGGATTTGGGGTAGCGTAATCTCTATCCGGAGATTCTTGAAAGTCTAA
- the ftsE gene encoding cell division ATP-binding protein FtsE, with translation MILMEDVYKKYPNGITAANGLNINIGEGEFVYVVGPSGAGKSTFIKMIYREERATKGKIIVDKFDLINMKNREIPYLRRNVGVVFQDYKLLQSKTVYENIAYAMEVVETEPSVIKERVMEVLDLVNLKHKVRMLPDELSGGEQQRISIARSIANMPKVLIADEPTGNLDPDTSWEIMNILEEISNRGTTIVMATHNKEIVNTLKHRVIAIENGRIVRDEQQGEYGYEI, from the coding sequence ATGATATTAATGGAAGATGTGTATAAGAAATACCCCAATGGTATAACAGCCGCTAATGGATTAAATATTAACATTGGTGAAGGGGAATTTGTTTATGTTGTGGGACCTAGTGGCGCTGGTAAATCAACCTTTATTAAAATGATTTACAGAGAAGAACGAGCAACGAAAGGCAAAATCATCGTAGACAAATTTGATTTGATCAATATGAAAAATCGAGAAATTCCATATTTACGTCGTAACGTAGGCGTGGTTTTCCAAGATTACAAATTGCTTCAAAGCAAAACAGTGTATGAAAACATTGCTTATGCGATGGAAGTGGTTGAAACTGAGCCGTCTGTAATTAAAGAACGTGTTATGGAAGTGCTTGATTTAGTCAACCTTAAGCATAAGGTAAGAATGTTGCCGGATGAACTTTCCGGTGGTGAGCAACAGCGGATATCCATTGCCCGCTCCATTGCAAATATGCCTAAAGTATTAATAGCAGATGAGCCGACCGGAAACCTGGATCCTGATACTTCATGGGAAATCATGAACATCCTTGAGGAAATAAGCAATCGCGGAACGACTATAGTAATGGCTACCCATAATAAAGAAATTGTAAACACATTGAAGCATCGGGTAATAGCTATCGAAAATGGTCGAATCGTTCGTGATGAGCAGCAAGGAGAATATGGTTATGAAATTTAG
- a CDS encoding YitT family protein: MVNKRKKTPLSPTMAKLIEYLYVIIGAALIALAFNVLLLPNHVASGGVSGISTIINYLTGWNPAFIQWAFNIPLFLAGLFFLGYQFGLKTFVGTMLLPFFVYLTQDLEPWTHEPLVAALFGGVLVGMGLGIVFRGKASTGGTDVAAQILHKYSHLTLGICVALIDGFVVISAMFVFDIESGLYALIGLFATSKTIDLVQVGLNQSKTVFIISENQEAIRQAILFKIDRGITRLSAKGGYTEDDKQILLCVIAQSEFSRLKEVIKEIDPEAFVVVMSASEVMGEGFTS, from the coding sequence ATGGTAAATAAACGAAAAAAAACGCCTCTATCCCCAACAATGGCAAAATTAATCGAGTATTTATATGTTATTATCGGCGCTGCGTTAATTGCGCTAGCTTTCAATGTCTTACTTTTACCCAATCACGTTGCTTCAGGTGGCGTGAGCGGAATCAGTACTATAATCAACTATTTAACAGGTTGGAATCCAGCATTTATTCAGTGGGCATTTAATATTCCGCTATTTTTAGCAGGATTATTCTTTTTAGGATACCAATTTGGTTTGAAAACATTTGTTGGTACAATGTTATTACCATTTTTTGTTTATTTAACGCAAGATTTAGAGCCTTGGACGCACGAGCCATTAGTTGCTGCATTGTTCGGTGGTGTTCTAGTTGGAATGGGACTTGGCATAGTATTTCGTGGTAAAGCTTCGACTGGTGGAACCGATGTGGCTGCTCAAATTTTACACAAATATTCCCACTTAACATTAGGGATTTGTGTAGCTTTAATTGACGGTTTTGTCGTCATTTCGGCGATGTTTGTATTTGATATTGAATCTGGGCTTTATGCGCTTATTGGTCTTTTTGCTACAAGTAAAACAATTGACCTAGTTCAAGTAGGGTTAAATCAATCTAAAACCGTATTTATAATTTCTGAAAACCAAGAGGCAATTAGACAGGCAATCCTTTTCAAAATTGATCGAGGAATCACACGTCTTTCGGCTAAAGGCGGGTACACAGAAGATGATAAACAAATTTTATTATGTGTAATTGCCCAAAGTGAATTTTCAAGATTAAAAGAAGTTATCAAAGAAATTGATCCAGAAGCATTTGTTGTTGTGATGAGCGCCAGCGAGGTTATGGGTGAAGGATTTACATCTTAA
- the prfB gene encoding peptide chain release factor 2 (programmed frameshift), which yields MELAEIRNELEKTAQQIKDFRGSLDLDSMEVRIAELEDQMLDPNFWNDQQVAQKVINESNGYKETYQAFHALEEEQESMEISLELLKEEADEDLQAELEKDITAYMATINEFELKLMLSDPYDKNNAILELHPGAGGTESQDWGSMLLRMYQRWSEKKGFKVEMLDYQAGDEAGIKSVTLLVKGHNAYGYLKAEKGVHRLVRISPFDSSGRRHTSFVSVDVMPELDDDIEIEVRPDDLKIDTYRATGAGGQHINTTDSAVRMTHIPSGIVVTCQSERSQLKNRDQAMKMLKTKLYQKEQEEKERELAEIRGEQKEIGWGSQIRSYVFHPYSMVKDHRTNHETGNIQAVMDGDLDDFINAYLRSRIG from the exons ATGGAATTAGCAGAAATTCGTAATGAATTAGAAAAAACAGCACAGCAAATCAAAGACTTTAGGGGGTCTCTT GACTTAGACAGCATGGAAGTACGAATTGCTGAGTTAGAAGATCAAATGTTAGACCCGAATTTTTGGAACGATCAGCAAGTTGCGCAGAAAGTAATCAATGAATCCAATGGTTATAAAGAAACTTACCAAGCTTTTCATGCCTTAGAAGAAGAACAAGAAAGCATGGAGATCAGCCTAGAACTTTTAAAAGAAGAGGCGGACGAAGATCTACAAGCGGAATTAGAAAAAGATATTACTGCTTATATGGCGACTATCAATGAGTTCGAATTAAAATTAATGTTAAGTGATCCGTATGATAAGAATAATGCGATTTTAGAGTTGCATCCAGGTGCCGGTGGAACGGAATCTCAAGACTGGGGTTCGATGTTACTCCGAATGTATCAACGTTGGTCTGAAAAAAAAGGCTTCAAAGTAGAAATGCTTGATTACCAAGCTGGAGATGAAGCTGGAATTAAAAGCGTAACTTTACTGGTTAAAGGACACAACGCATATGGTTATTTAAAAGCAGAAAAAGGCGTTCATCGTCTTGTACGTATTTCACCGTTTGATTCATCAGGGCGTCGTCATACTTCATTTGTTTCAGTAGATGTGATGCCAGAACTAGATGATGACATTGAAATCGAAGTACGACCAGATGACTTGAAAATTGATACGTACCGTGCAACAGGAGCTGGTGGGCAACATATTAATACAACAGACTCTGCAGTTCGGATGACACATATTCCATCAGGGATTGTGGTTACTTGTCAATCTGAACGGTCACAACTTAAAAACCGTGATCAAGCAATGAAAATGTTAAAAACAAAGCTATATCAAAAAGAACAAGAAGAAAAAGAGCGCGAACTAGCAGAAATTCGTGGAGAACAAAAAGAAATTGGTTGGGGAAGCCAAATTCGTTCCTATGTTTTCCATCCTTACTCCATGGTAAAAGATCATCGCACAAATCACGAAACTGGTAATATTCAAGCGGTAATGGATGGAGACTTAGACGATTTTATTAATGCGTATTTACGTTCTAGGATTGGATAA
- the secA gene encoding preprotein translocase subunit SecA, producing the protein MAGLLKKIFESGKKDVKYLERKADEIIALADETAALSDEALREKTVEFKERVKKGETLDDLLVEAFAVAREGAKRALGLYPFKVQLMGGIVLHEGNIAEMKTGEGKTLTATLPVYLNALSGEGVHVVTVNEYLAHRDAEEMGVLYNFLGLSVGLNLNALSSAEKREAYACDITYSTNNELGFDYLRDNMVVYKEEMVQRPLAFAVIDEVDSILVDEARTPLIISGEAEKSTILYVRANTFARTLTEEEDYTVDVKTKSVQLTEEGMTKGENYFDVDNLFDLENTVILHHIAQALKANYTMSLDVDYVAQDDEVLIVDQFTGRIMKGRRFSEGLHQALEAKEGVTIQNESKTMATITFQNYFRMYKKLAGMTGTAKTEEEEFRDIYNMRVIEIPTNKVIIRDDRPDLIFTTIEAKFNAVVEDIAERNAKGQPVLVGTVAIETSELISSKLKRKGIKHEVLNAKQHEREADIIKHAGEKGAVVIATNMAGRGTDIKLGEGTIEVGGLAVIGTERHESRRIDNQLRGRAGRQGDPGVTQFYLSMEDELMRRFGSDNMKSMMERFGMAEDAIQSKMVSRAVESAQRRVEGNNFDSRKQVLQYDDVLRQQREVIYKQRYEVINAENSLREIIDQMIQRTVNFIVSSNASSREPEEDWNLQGIIDYVDANLLPEGAITLEDLQNRTSEDIQNLILDKVKAAYDEKETLLPPEEFNEFEKVVLLRVVDTKWVDHIDAMDHLRDGIHLRAYGQIDPLREYQSEGFEMFEAMVSSIDEDVARYIMKAEIRQNLEREQVAKGEAVNPAEGKPEAKRQPIRKDQHIGRNDPCPCGSGKKYKNCHGKEA; encoded by the coding sequence ATGGCAGGACTATTGAAAAAGATTTTTGAATCAGGAAAAAAAGATGTTAAATATTTGGAAAGAAAAGCAGATGAAATCATTGCTTTGGCTGACGAAACAGCGGCACTTTCTGATGAGGCTCTACGTGAAAAAACAGTAGAGTTTAAAGAGCGTGTTAAAAAAGGTGAAACACTAGATGATTTATTGGTAGAAGCATTTGCTGTAGCCAGAGAGGGAGCGAAACGTGCCCTTGGACTATATCCATTTAAAGTACAGTTAATGGGTGGGATAGTTCTTCATGAAGGTAATATTGCTGAAATGAAAACTGGTGAAGGTAAAACGTTAACAGCAACACTACCAGTTTACTTAAATGCGCTATCTGGTGAAGGTGTGCACGTTGTTACTGTCAATGAGTACTTGGCACATCGTGATGCAGAAGAAATGGGGGTTTTGTATAATTTTCTTGGACTTTCTGTTGGATTAAATTTAAATGCGCTATCTAGTGCAGAGAAACGTGAAGCATACGCATGTGATATCACTTATAGTACAAATAATGAATTAGGATTTGATTATTTACGTGATAACATGGTTGTTTACAAAGAAGAAATGGTGCAACGCCCACTTGCTTTTGCAGTTATTGATGAAGTCGATTCCATTTTGGTCGATGAAGCAAGAACTCCACTAATCATTTCAGGGGAAGCTGAAAAATCAACTATACTTTATGTTCGTGCTAACACATTTGCTCGTACTTTGACAGAAGAGGAAGATTACACAGTTGATGTGAAAACTAAATCTGTACAATTAACCGAAGAAGGTATGACGAAAGGGGAAAACTACTTTGATGTAGACAACCTATTTGATTTAGAAAATACGGTTATTTTGCACCATATCGCTCAAGCTCTTAAAGCGAATTATACAATGAGTTTAGATGTTGATTATGTAGCGCAAGATGATGAAGTTCTAATTGTTGATCAATTTACTGGTCGTATTATGAAAGGCCGTCGTTTTAGTGAAGGTTTGCATCAGGCTTTAGAAGCAAAAGAAGGCGTAACAATTCAAAATGAATCTAAAACAATGGCTACAATCACATTCCAAAACTATTTCCGGATGTACAAAAAACTTGCTGGGATGACTGGTACTGCAAAAACAGAAGAAGAAGAATTCCGTGATATTTATAATATGCGTGTTATTGAAATCCCCACCAATAAAGTCATTATTCGTGACGACCGTCCGGATTTGATTTTTACAACAATTGAAGCGAAATTTAATGCTGTGGTGGAAGATATTGCAGAACGAAATGCCAAAGGACAACCGGTTCTTGTTGGTACTGTTGCAATTGAAACATCTGAGCTTATTTCTAGCAAATTAAAACGCAAAGGCATTAAACATGAAGTACTGAATGCCAAACAACATGAACGTGAAGCAGATATTATTAAACATGCTGGTGAAAAAGGTGCGGTAGTAATCGCGACCAATATGGCTGGTCGTGGTACTGATATTAAACTTGGTGAAGGTACAATTGAAGTTGGCGGTTTAGCTGTAATAGGTACAGAGCGACATGAGTCACGTCGTATTGATAACCAGTTGCGTGGTCGTGCTGGACGTCAAGGTGATCCAGGGGTGACCCAATTCTATCTTTCTATGGAAGACGAACTTATGCGCCGTTTTGGTTCAGATAACATGAAGAGCATGATGGAACGCTTTGGTATGGCAGAAGATGCAATTCAAAGTAAGATGGTTAGCCGTGCAGTGGAATCAGCACAAAGACGCGTTGAAGGAAACAACTTTGATTCACGTAAACAAGTACTACAGTATGATGATGTACTTCGCCAACAAAGGGAAGTTATCTATAAGCAACGTTATGAAGTAATTAATGCAGAAAACAGCTTGCGTGAAATCATTGATCAAATGATTCAACGTACAGTGAATTTCATCGTTTCTAGCAATGCTTCTAGCCGAGAACCTGAGGAAGATTGGAACTTACAAGGCATTATTGATTATGTTGATGCCAATTTACTTCCAGAAGGCGCAATTACTTTAGAAGATTTACAAAACCGTACAAGTGAAGATATTCAAAATCTGATTTTAGATAAAGTCAAAGCAGCATATGATGAAAAAGAAACACTATTACCTCCAGAAGAATTTAACGAATTTGAAAAAGTTGTTTTACTTCGCGTTGTTGATACGAAATGGGTGGATCATATCGATGCGATGGACCACCTTCGTGATGGAATTCATCTTCGTGCATATGGTCAAATTGATCCGCTTCGTGAATACCAATCAGAAGGTTTCGAGATGTTTGAAGCGATGGTATCCTCTATCGATGAAGATGTTGCTCGTTACATTATGAAAGCCGAAATTCGCCAAAACCTTGAACGTGAGCAAGTGGCTAAAGGGGAGGCTGTTAATCCGGCAGAAGGTAAACCAGAAGCGAAGCGCCAGCCGATTCGTAAAGACCAACATATTGGACGTAATGATCCATGCCCATGTGGTAGCGGTAAAAAATATAAAAATTGTCATGGTAAAGAAGCATAG
- the hpf gene encoding ribosome hibernation-promoting factor, HPF/YfiA family, producing MLKYNIRGENIEVTEPIRDYVEKKIDKLERYFTETPDANVHVNLKVYSDKNAKVEVTIPLPNLVLRAEETSGDLYASIDLIVDKLERQIRKHKTKVNRKFRDKGAERDYFAYSDVNGSTPPEDNEGDFDLEIVRTKQFSLKPMDSEEAVLQMNLLGHSFYVYTDAETNGTNIVYSRKDGKYGLIETN from the coding sequence ATGCTTAAGTACAACATTCGTGGTGAAAATATTGAAGTAACAGAACCGATTAGAGATTACGTTGAAAAGAAAATTGATAAACTAGAACGTTATTTTACGGAAACACCAGATGCAAACGTACATGTTAATCTAAAAGTATATTCCGATAAAAATGCGAAAGTTGAAGTGACTATTCCGCTCCCAAATCTTGTGCTACGTGCAGAAGAAACAAGTGGAGATTTATATGCAAGCATTGATTTAATTGTCGATAAACTCGAAAGACAAATCCGTAAACATAAAACAAAAGTAAATCGTAAATTCCGTGATAAAGGTGCAGAAAGAGATTACTTTGCATATTCTGATGTAAACGGCAGTACACCACCAGAAGACAATGAAGGTGACTTTGATCTTGAAATAGTGAGAACAAAACAATTTTCATTAAAACCGATGGACAGTGAAGAAGCTGTATTACAAATGAATTTACTGGGACATAGTTTTTACGTTTACACAGATGCTGAAACTAATGGCACCAATATTGTATATTCTCGTAAAGATGGAAAATATGGTTTAATTGAAACAAATTAA
- a CDS encoding ComF family protein — protein MNNCLLCLQPLKVDVGWHMKWLFETKPICCSKCFANFEPLEGPLCELCSKESVNKICLDCQYKSSFLDNNKSLYRYNDFAKAYMRRYKFQGDYVIGAIFHNELKRLLVQDDAIIVPIPVSAERKLERGFNQTTGMLKQAGIKYEELLDRNHSEKQSKKTKKERLEREQVFYLQKEGRYQQTKVILFDDIYTTGSTLNLAAQELKKVGVKQVTAVTIFR, from the coding sequence ATGAATAATTGTTTATTATGCTTGCAACCTCTAAAAGTGGATGTTGGGTGGCATATGAAATGGTTGTTCGAGACAAAACCAATTTGTTGTAGTAAATGTTTTGCTAATTTTGAACCGCTAGAAGGACCACTGTGCGAACTCTGTAGCAAAGAATCGGTCAATAAAATATGTCTAGACTGCCAATATAAGTCATCCTTTCTAGATAACAATAAGTCATTATACCGTTACAATGACTTTGCAAAAGCCTATATGAGAAGATACAAGTTTCAAGGTGATTATGTAATAGGTGCCATCTTTCATAATGAACTTAAAAGGCTTTTGGTTCAAGATGATGCGATTATTGTTCCCATTCCTGTAAGTGCAGAGCGCAAATTAGAACGTGGTTTTAACCAAACAACCGGAATGTTAAAACAAGCAGGTATCAAATACGAAGAACTTTTGGATAGAAATCATTCAGAAAAGCAGTCTAAGAAAACAAAAAAAGAACGCTTGGAGAGAGAACAAGTCTTTTATCTGCAAAAAGAAGGTAGATACCAACAAACGAAGGTTATTCTTTTTGATGACATCTATACCACGGGCAGTACACTCAATTTAGCAGCCCAAGAGTTAAAAAAAGTAGGAGTTAAACAAGTAACAGCTGTAACAATATTTAGATAG